From the Carassius gibelio isolate Cgi1373 ecotype wild population from Czech Republic chromosome B25, carGib1.2-hapl.c, whole genome shotgun sequence genome, one window contains:
- the LOC128014213 gene encoding harmonin-like isoform X2 — protein MERKVAREFRHKVELLIDNEAEKDYLYDVLRMYHQSMDIPVLVGDLKLVINEPKRLPLFDAIRPLIPLKHQVQYDQLTPKRSRKLKEVRLDRTHPEGLGLSVRGGLEFGCGLFISQIVKDGQAGNVGLQVGDEIVRINGYSISSCIHEEVINLIKTKKIVSLKVRYVGMIPVKSSSEEPLKWQFVDQFVSESGEKRTSVAGLASVGGKEIKEKKVFLSLVGTKGMGISISSGPTQKPGIYVSNVKPGSVSAEVGLQVGDQIVEVNGVDFTNLSHHEAVRVLKSSRSLTITVLTGAGSELFMTDEERLAAEARRELERQELMHQKRVALEANKILKEQQEKERQRKMEISQKSAEEEERYRKEMERIEATEKKQHKEWEEDWGGSKEISKSPSPSPSPPPPARNAPSPKPKTSTFGWFYRYEGKLPTLKKKGKETKKKKKMSKTDTLPAEKKNKKEMEFELKLAKEKEEILEREKQMKISRLLQEVSETEREDLEESEKVQHWVERLCQTRLEQISSVENDSSEMSPTRSPASTGPTNRRFPGGLTLATTDLDDINLDDVDSSLRQPLKRLAPTPPTSNQAPPPLPLPPPSPRLYHTSNHRPPSPRPQLPMQPSSRLAPQRPPSPPATRVPPSSIGHSRQPPLNSLFSSRGLSSSQPPPPPPPPPPPPPPPPPPPPPPPLHMEDKYHVGLSNYPRSPSLSEQGSRFGDNGYRQRGGFHSTIPSDLSRPPSPKVKRNTSHASRVSTSNNPLQIAPSPPNQRRQINPVMSKPIMLPSQTSHRPTLHFETMPPEMLKRMVTYNTSFKSSKQQVTQGFQKYVDDFDPYSMFTAEELAGRDVRLLRIKKEGKLDLAIEGGIDSPLGKIVVSSIYEGGAADKHGGVVSGDEIMAVNGKILTDVTLAEGQTSLAQAWKSGGDWIDLVIAVSPPKEYEDEVPKAASVSPTAKKNVFQGSAPVYRQGYVLQMRTPQTDRH, from the exons GTGGAGCTGCTGATTGATAATGAAGCAGAGAAGGACTATCTGTATGATGTTCTCCGCATGTACCACCA ATCCATGGACATTCCTGTCCTGGTCGGCGACCTGAAGCTGGTGATAAATGAGCCCAAACGCCTTCCGCTGTTTGATGCCATCAGACCCCTGATTCCTCTGAAGCACCAGGTGCAGTACGACCAGCTCACGCCCAAGAGATCCAG GAAGTTGAAGGAAGTCCGTCTGGACCGCACACATCCTGAGGGGCTGGGTTTGAGTGTTCGAGGTGGGCTGGAGTTCGGCTGTGGCCTCTTCATATCCCAGATAGTCAAAGACGGACAGGCAGGAAATGTCGGCCTGCAG GTTGGCGATGAGATTGTGCGTATTAATGGCTACTCCATCTCCTCCTGCATTCATGAGGAGGTCATCAATCTCATTAAGACCAAGAAGATTGTGTCTCTGAAAGTCCGCT ACGTGGGAATGATTCCTGTCAAGAG CTCCTCTGAAGAGCCTCTGAAGTGGCAGTTTGTGGATCAGTTTGTGTCTGAATCAGGG GAGAAAAGGACTAGTGTGGCTGGTTTGGCTTCAGTTGGAGGGAAAGAAATCAAGGAAAAGAAAGTTTTCCTGAGTTTGGTGGGCACCAAAGGCATGGGAATCAG TATATCTAGTGGACCAACACAGAAACCAGGCATCTATGTGAGCAATGTGAAGCCGGGTTCAGTCTCAGCTGAAGTGGGCTTACAG gttggCGACCAGATTGTTGAGGTCAATGGGGTGGATTTCACTAACCTGAGTCATCATGAA gcgGTGCGAGTGTTAAAGAGCAGCAGGAGTCTAACCATCACCGTCCTCACTGGAGCT GGAAGCGAGCTGTTTATGACGGATGAGGAGCGGCTGGCGGCTGAAGCTCGCCGTGAGCTTGAAAGACAAGAGCTAATGCATCAGAAGAGAGTGGCATTAGAGGCCAACAAAATCCTCAAAGAACAGCAGGAGAAAGAGCGCCA GAGGAAGATGGAGATATCACAGAAGTCTGCAGAGGAAGAAGAACGCTATCGCAAAGAGATGGAGAG AATTGAAGCCACAGAAAAGAAGCAACACAAAGAGTGGGAAGAAGATTGGGGGGGTTCGAAAGAAATATCCAAATCTCCTTCCCCCTCTCCCTCACCCCCACCTCCTGCACGTAATGCACCTTCACCCAAACCCAAAACCTCCA CATTCGGTTGGTTCTACCGTTACGAAGGAAAGTTGCCTACACTCAAAAAG AAAGGAAAAGAgaccaaaaagaagaagaagatgtcCAAGACTGACACTCTCCCAGctgagaaaaagaacaaaaaagagaTGGAATTTGAGCTGAAACTTGCAAAGGAGAAGGAAGAGATACTTGAGCGAGAGAAGCAGATGAAAATCAGCAGACTTCTGCAAGAG GTGTCAGAAACTGAGAGGGAAGATCTGGAAGAGTCGGAGAAGGTGCAGCATTGGGTGGAGAGGCTCTGTCAAACCAGATTAGAGCAAATCTCCTCAGTTGAAAATGATTCTTCAGAG ATGTCTCCAACCCGTTCCCCTGCGTCAACTGGTCCCACCAATCGGAGGTTCCCTGGAGGCTTGACCTTGGCCACTACTGACCTTGATGACATCAACTTAGATGATGTGGACTCGAGTCTAAGGCAACCTTTGAAAAGACTCGCCCCAACCCCACCTACATCCAACCAAGCTCCCCCTCCCTTACCTCTCCCTCCACCCTCACCCCGTCTTTACCACACATCCAACCATCGCCCTCCATCTCCAAGACCACAGCTCCCAATGCAACCCAGTTCTAGACTAGCCCCTCAACGCCCACCTTCTCCACCAGCCACAAGAGTGCCCCCTTCCTCAATAGGTCATAGCCGACAACCTCCTCTCAACTCGCTATTCTCCTCTAGGGGTCTGTCCTCATCTCAGCCACCTCCCCCACCACCACCTCCTCCCCCtccaccaccacctcctcctcctccaccacctcctccacccCTGCACATGGAGGACAAGTACCATGTAGGGTTGTCCAACTATCCCCGCTCCCCAAGCTTATCCGAACAGGGAAGCAGGTTTGGGGACAATGGTTACAGACAGAGAGGGGGCTTCCACTCTACCATTCCCAGTGATCTCTCACGCCCACCCAGCCCGAAG GTGAAGAGAAACACATCTCATGCTAGCAGGGTATCCACCTCTAATAATCCACTG CAAATTGCTCCCAGTCCTCCGAACCAGCGGAGACAGATCAACCCTGTCATGTCCAAACCCATCATGCTACCAAGTCAGACCTCACATAGACCCACACTTCACTTTGAGACCATG CCCCCAGAGATGCTCAAACGGATGGTCACATACAACACGTCCTTTAAATCCAGCAAACAACAAGTAAC ACAGGGATTTCAAAAATATGTGGATGATTTTGATCCATATTCCATG TTCACGGCTGAGGAGTTAGCTGGCAGAGATGTACGACTTTTGAGAATCAAGAAG GAAGGAAAGCTTGATCTGGCCATAGAAGGAGGAATCGACTCCCCACTGGGAAAGATTGTGGTGTCATCCATCTATGAGGGAGGTGCGGCAGATAAACATG GTGGTGTCGTGTCAGGTGATGAGATCATGGCTGTGAATGGAAAGATCCTGACGGATGTGACTTTAGCTGAAGGACAGACCTCATTGGCTCAGGCCTGGAAAAGTGGAGGG GACTGGATTGACCTGGTCATCGCAGTGTCTCCACCAAAGGAATATGAAGATGAAGT TCCTAAAGCAGCATCAGTCAGTCCCACTGCAAAGAAAAATGTTTTCCAAGGCAGTGCCCCTGTGTACAGGCAGGGCTACGTCCTTCAGATGAGGACCCCCCAAACTGATCGCCACTAG
- the LOC128014213 gene encoding harmonin-like isoform X3 — MERKVAREFRHKVELLIDNEAEKDYLYDVLRMYHQSMDIPVLVGDLKLVINEPKRLPLFDAIRPLIPLKHQVQYDQLTPKRSRKLKEVRLDRTHPEGLGLSVRGGLEFGCGLFISQIVKDGQAGNVGLQVGDEIVRINGYSISSCIHEEVINLIKTKKIVSLKVRYVGMIPVKSSSEEPLKWQFVDQFVSESGEKRTSVAGLASVGGKEIKEKKVFLSLVGTKGMGISISSGPTQKPGIYVSNVKPGSVSAEVGLQVGDQIVEVNGVDFTNLSHHEAVRVLKSSRSLTITVLTGAGSELFMTDEERLAAEARRELERQELMHQKRVALEANKILKEQQEKERQRKMEISQKSAEEEERYRKEMERIEATEKKQHKEWEEDWGGSKEISKSPSPSPSPPPPARNAPSPKPKTSTAESDEEEIGEGFQKYVDDFDPYSMFTAEELAGRDVRLLRIKKEGKLDLAIEGGIDSPLGKIVVSSIYEGGAADKHGGVVSGDEIMAVNGKILTDVTLAEGQTSLAQAWKSGGDWIDLVIAVSPPKEYEDEVPKAASVSPTAKKNVFQGSAPVYRQGYVLQMRTPQTDRH, encoded by the exons GTGGAGCTGCTGATTGATAATGAAGCAGAGAAGGACTATCTGTATGATGTTCTCCGCATGTACCACCA ATCCATGGACATTCCTGTCCTGGTCGGCGACCTGAAGCTGGTGATAAATGAGCCCAAACGCCTTCCGCTGTTTGATGCCATCAGACCCCTGATTCCTCTGAAGCACCAGGTGCAGTACGACCAGCTCACGCCCAAGAGATCCAG GAAGTTGAAGGAAGTCCGTCTGGACCGCACACATCCTGAGGGGCTGGGTTTGAGTGTTCGAGGTGGGCTGGAGTTCGGCTGTGGCCTCTTCATATCCCAGATAGTCAAAGACGGACAGGCAGGAAATGTCGGCCTGCAG GTTGGCGATGAGATTGTGCGTATTAATGGCTACTCCATCTCCTCCTGCATTCATGAGGAGGTCATCAATCTCATTAAGACCAAGAAGATTGTGTCTCTGAAAGTCCGCT ACGTGGGAATGATTCCTGTCAAGAG CTCCTCTGAAGAGCCTCTGAAGTGGCAGTTTGTGGATCAGTTTGTGTCTGAATCAGGG GAGAAAAGGACTAGTGTGGCTGGTTTGGCTTCAGTTGGAGGGAAAGAAATCAAGGAAAAGAAAGTTTTCCTGAGTTTGGTGGGCACCAAAGGCATGGGAATCAG TATATCTAGTGGACCAACACAGAAACCAGGCATCTATGTGAGCAATGTGAAGCCGGGTTCAGTCTCAGCTGAAGTGGGCTTACAG gttggCGACCAGATTGTTGAGGTCAATGGGGTGGATTTCACTAACCTGAGTCATCATGAA gcgGTGCGAGTGTTAAAGAGCAGCAGGAGTCTAACCATCACCGTCCTCACTGGAGCT GGAAGCGAGCTGTTTATGACGGATGAGGAGCGGCTGGCGGCTGAAGCTCGCCGTGAGCTTGAAAGACAAGAGCTAATGCATCAGAAGAGAGTGGCATTAGAGGCCAACAAAATCCTCAAAGAACAGCAGGAGAAAGAGCGCCA GAGGAAGATGGAGATATCACAGAAGTCTGCAGAGGAAGAAGAACGCTATCGCAAAGAGATGGAGAG AATTGAAGCCACAGAAAAGAAGCAACACAAAGAGTGGGAAGAAGATTGGGGGGGTTCGAAAGAAATATCCAAATCTCCTTCCCCCTCTCCCTCACCCCCACCTCCTGCACGTAATGCACCTTCACCCAAACCCAAAACCTCCA CTGCTGAGTCCGATGAAGAAGAGATTGGCGAA GGATTTCAAAAATATGTGGATGATTTTGATCCATATTCCATG TTCACGGCTGAGGAGTTAGCTGGCAGAGATGTACGACTTTTGAGAATCAAGAAG GAAGGAAAGCTTGATCTGGCCATAGAAGGAGGAATCGACTCCCCACTGGGAAAGATTGTGGTGTCATCCATCTATGAGGGAGGTGCGGCAGATAAACATG GTGGTGTCGTGTCAGGTGATGAGATCATGGCTGTGAATGGAAAGATCCTGACGGATGTGACTTTAGCTGAAGGACAGACCTCATTGGCTCAGGCCTGGAAAAGTGGAGGG GACTGGATTGACCTGGTCATCGCAGTGTCTCCACCAAAGGAATATGAAGATGAAGT TCCTAAAGCAGCATCAGTCAGTCCCACTGCAAAGAAAAATGTTTTCCAAGGCAGTGCCCCTGTGTACAGGCAGGGCTACGTCCTTCAGATGAGGACCCCCCAAACTGATCGCCACTAG
- the LOC128014213 gene encoding harmonin-like isoform X1 has protein sequence MERKVAREFRHKVELLIDNEAEKDYLYDVLRMYHQSMDIPVLVGDLKLVINEPKRLPLFDAIRPLIPLKHQVQYDQLTPKRSRKLKEVRLDRTHPEGLGLSVRGGLEFGCGLFISQIVKDGQAGNVGLQVGDEIVRINGYSISSCIHEEVINLIKTKKIVSLKVRYVGMIPVKSSSEEPLKWQFVDQFVSESGEKRTSVAGLASVGGKEIKEKKVFLSLVGTKGMGISISSGPTQKPGIYVSNVKPGSVSAEVGLQVGDQIVEVNGVDFTNLSHHEAVRVLKSSRSLTITVLTGAGSELFMTDEERLAAEARRELERQELMHQKRVALEANKILKEQQEKERQRKMEISQKSAEEEERYRKEMERIEATEKKQHKEWEEDWGGSKEISKSPSPSPSPPPPARNAPSPKPKTSTAESDEEEIGEGFQKYVDDFDPYSMFTAEELAGRDVRLLRIKKEGKLDLAIEGGIDSPLGKIVVSSIYEGGAADKHGGVVSGDEIMAVNGKILTDVTLAEGQTSLAQAWKSGGDWIDLVIAVSPPKEYEDEVTFF, from the exons GTGGAGCTGCTGATTGATAATGAAGCAGAGAAGGACTATCTGTATGATGTTCTCCGCATGTACCACCA ATCCATGGACATTCCTGTCCTGGTCGGCGACCTGAAGCTGGTGATAAATGAGCCCAAACGCCTTCCGCTGTTTGATGCCATCAGACCCCTGATTCCTCTGAAGCACCAGGTGCAGTACGACCAGCTCACGCCCAAGAGATCCAG GAAGTTGAAGGAAGTCCGTCTGGACCGCACACATCCTGAGGGGCTGGGTTTGAGTGTTCGAGGTGGGCTGGAGTTCGGCTGTGGCCTCTTCATATCCCAGATAGTCAAAGACGGACAGGCAGGAAATGTCGGCCTGCAG GTTGGCGATGAGATTGTGCGTATTAATGGCTACTCCATCTCCTCCTGCATTCATGAGGAGGTCATCAATCTCATTAAGACCAAGAAGATTGTGTCTCTGAAAGTCCGCT ACGTGGGAATGATTCCTGTCAAGAG CTCCTCTGAAGAGCCTCTGAAGTGGCAGTTTGTGGATCAGTTTGTGTCTGAATCAGGG GAGAAAAGGACTAGTGTGGCTGGTTTGGCTTCAGTTGGAGGGAAAGAAATCAAGGAAAAGAAAGTTTTCCTGAGTTTGGTGGGCACCAAAGGCATGGGAATCAG TATATCTAGTGGACCAACACAGAAACCAGGCATCTATGTGAGCAATGTGAAGCCGGGTTCAGTCTCAGCTGAAGTGGGCTTACAG gttggCGACCAGATTGTTGAGGTCAATGGGGTGGATTTCACTAACCTGAGTCATCATGAA gcgGTGCGAGTGTTAAAGAGCAGCAGGAGTCTAACCATCACCGTCCTCACTGGAGCT GGAAGCGAGCTGTTTATGACGGATGAGGAGCGGCTGGCGGCTGAAGCTCGCCGTGAGCTTGAAAGACAAGAGCTAATGCATCAGAAGAGAGTGGCATTAGAGGCCAACAAAATCCTCAAAGAACAGCAGGAGAAAGAGCGCCA GAGGAAGATGGAGATATCACAGAAGTCTGCAGAGGAAGAAGAACGCTATCGCAAAGAGATGGAGAG AATTGAAGCCACAGAAAAGAAGCAACACAAAGAGTGGGAAGAAGATTGGGGGGGTTCGAAAGAAATATCCAAATCTCCTTCCCCCTCTCCCTCACCCCCACCTCCTGCACGTAATGCACCTTCACCCAAACCCAAAACCTCCA CTGCTGAGTCCGATGAAGAAGAGATTGGCGAA GGATTTCAAAAATATGTGGATGATTTTGATCCATATTCCATG TTCACGGCTGAGGAGTTAGCTGGCAGAGATGTACGACTTTTGAGAATCAAGAAG GAAGGAAAGCTTGATCTGGCCATAGAAGGAGGAATCGACTCCCCACTGGGAAAGATTGTGGTGTCATCCATCTATGAGGGAGGTGCGGCAGATAAACATG GTGGTGTCGTGTCAGGTGATGAGATCATGGCTGTGAATGGAAAGATCCTGACGGATGTGACTTTAGCTGAAGGACAGACCTCATTGGCTCAGGCCTGGAAAAGTGGAGGG GACTGGATTGACCTGGTCATCGCAGTGTCTCCACCAAAGGAATATGAAGATGAAGT GACATTCTTTTAA